One window of the Lemur catta isolate mLemCat1 chromosome 6, mLemCat1.pri, whole genome shotgun sequence genome contains the following:
- the MLF2 gene encoding myeloid leukemia factor 2 yields MFRFMRDVEPEDPMFLMDPFAIHRQQMSRMLSGGFGYSPFLSITDGNMPGTRPASRRMQAGAVSPFGMLGMSGGFMDMFGMMNDMIGNMEHMTAGGNCQTFSSSTVISYSNTGDGAPKVYQETSEMRSAPGGIRETRRTVRDSDSGLEQMSIGHHIRDRAHILQRSRNHRTGDQEERQDYINLDESEAAAFDDEWRRETSRFRQQRPLEFRRHEASGSGGRRAEGPPRLAIQGPEDSPSRQSRRYDW; encoded by the exons ATGTTCCGCTTCATGAGGGACGTGGAACCTGAGGATCCCATGTTCCTGAT GGACCCATTTGCTATTCACCGCCAGCAAATGAGCCGTATGTTGTCAGGTGGCTTTGGATATAGCCCCTTCCTCAGCATCACAGATGGCAACATGCCAGGGACCAGGCCTGCCAGCCGCAGGATGCAG GCTGGGGCTGTCTCCCCCTTCGGGATGCTGGGAATG TCGGGTGGCTTCATGGACATGTTTGGGATGATGAATGACATGATTGGGAACATG GAACACATGACAGCTGGAGGCAATTGCCAGACGTTCTCGTCCTCCACTGTCATCTCCTACTCCAATACGGGTGATGGTGCCCCCAAGGTCTACCAGGAGACATCAGAGATGCGCTCAGCACCAGGCGGG ATCCGGGAGACTCGGAGGACTGTTCGGGATTCGGACAGTGGATTAGAGCAGATGTCCATCGGGCATCACATCCGGGACAGGGCTCACATTCTCCAGCGCTCCCGAAACCACCGCACAGGGGACCAGGAGGAGCGGCAGGACTACATTAACCTGGATGAGA GTGAGGCTGCAGCATTTGACGATGAGTGGCGGAGGGAGACATCCCGATTCCGGCAGCAGCGCCCCTTGGAATTTCGACGGCATGAGGCGTCAGGGAGTGGGGGACGAAGGGCTGAGGGGCCTCCCCGCCTGGCCATACAGGGACCTGAGGACTCCCCTTCCCGACAGTCCCGCCGCTATGACTGGTGA